The following are encoded together in the Populus trichocarpa isolate Nisqually-1 chromosome 5, P.trichocarpa_v4.1, whole genome shotgun sequence genome:
- the LOC7476433 gene encoding AP2-like ethylene-responsive transcription factor CRL5 yields the protein MKSMSNNNNGSNNNWLGFSLSPHMKMEAASDPQHHHQYHHQTQTHAPTADSVSAAVPTSFYLSTSLFNSSGICYGVGENGGFHSPLSVMPLKSDGSLCIMEALTRSQPEGMVSSPSPKLEDFLGGATMESHQYSSHEREAMALSLDSIYYQQSSEPETNRQHSLNLYEPYRQQDQQFSVQTHPYYSGIACQGLYQAPLEGETKGTQLADCNSPIPLMGDDELPCLKNWAARHYSSQNVLEQQINSGMVNDGGASCSASAVGCGDLQSLSLSMSPGSQSSCITAPRQISPAGTECVAIETKKRGPVKVGQKQPVHRKSIDTFGQRTSQYRGVTRHRWTGRYEAHLWDNSCKKEGQTRKGRQVYLGGYDMEEKAARSYDLAALKYWGPSTHINFPLENYQEELEEMKNMGRQEYVAHLRRKSSGFSRGASIYRGVTRHHQHGRWQARIGRVAGNKDLYLGTFSTQEEAAEAYDIAAIKFRGVNAVTNFNITRYDVDRIMASNTLLAGELARRNRDKESSIEAIDYNTSTQNNCVLYQSPQEQPNASGESLNQKSMSAGNYRSTSFSVAVQDLMGIDHSVNSSQPVVDESAKLGGTHLSNPSSLVTSLSSSREASPDKTGTPVLFAKPPRASKFIGPTTSVTPWIQAAAQLRPAGISMAHLPVFAAWNDT from the exons atgaaatCTATGAGTAATAATAACAATGGAAGTAATAATAACTGGTTAGGCTTCTCTCTCTCGCCCCATATGAAAATGGAGGCTGCTTCTGACCCCCAACATCATCATCAGTACCATCATCAAACCCAAACTCATGCTCCTACTGCTGATTCTGTTTCTGCTGCCGTTCCAACAAGTTTCTATCTTTCTACTTCTCTCTTCAACAGTTCTGGAATCTGTTATGGAGTTGGAGAAAATGGTGGCTTTCACTCTCCTTTGTCTGTTATGCCCCTCAAGTCTGACGGCTCTCTTTGTATCATGGAAGCTCTCACTAGATCACAGCCTGAAG GAATGGTGTCGAGTCCATCACCAAAACTGGAGGACTTCCTAGGTGGTGCAACCATGGAAAGTCATCAGTACAGTAGCCATGAAAGGGAAGCCATGGCCTTAAGTCTAGACAGCATATATTACCAGCAAAGCTCAGAGCCAGAAACTAATAGACAACATTCTCTCAACCTTTATGAACCATATAGGCAGCAAGACCAACAGTTTTCAGTTCAAACCCACCCATATTATTCTGGAATAGCATGCCAAGGATTGTATCAGGCTCCACTGGAGGGAGAAACCAAGGGTACTCAGCTTGCAGATTGTAATTCACCTATTCCTCTAATGGGAGACGATGAGCTGCCTTGCTTGAAAAACTGGGCTGCTAGACACTATTCCTCGCAAAATGTACTGGAGCAGCAGATTAATAGTGGCATGGTTAATGATGGTGGGGCTTCTTGTTCTGCTAGTGCTGTAGGTTGTGGGGATTTACAGTCTCTCAGCTTGTCTATGAGCCCTGGTTCGCAGTCAAGCTGCATTACAGCTCCAAGGCAGATCTCACCTGCTGGCACTGAATGTGTGGCCATAGAAACAAAGAAGAGAGGCCCTGTAAAAGTGGGTCAAAAACAGCCTGTTCATAGGAAGTCTATTGACACATTTGGCCAAAGAACATCACAGTATAGAGGTGTTACAAG ACACAGATGGACTGGTAGATATGAAGCCCATCTCTGGGACAATAGTTGTAAGAAGGAAGGCCAGACCAGGAAAGGAAGGCAAG TTTATCTGG GGGGTTATGATATGGAAGAGAAAGCTGCAAGGTCTTATGATCTTGCTGCCCTTAAGTACTGGGGACCTTCAACTCATATAAATTTTCCG TTAGAAAATTACCAGGAAGAActtgaagaaatgaaaaacatgggCCGCCAGGAATATGTTGCACATTTACGGAG AAAAAGTAGTGGGTTTTCTAGGGGGGCCTCAATCTACAGAGGAGTAACAAg GCATCACCAGCATGGAAGATGGCAAGCAAGGATAGGCCGGGTTGCAGGGAACAAGGACCTTTATCTCGGGACGTTCA GCACCCAAGAGGAAGCTGCTGAAGCTTATGATATTGCTGCGATCAAATTTCGGGGGGTTAATGCTGTGACAAACTTTAACATAACAAGATATGATGTTGATAGGATCATGGCCAGCAACACGCTTCTAGCTGGAGAACTAGCCAGGCGAAACCGAGACAAAGAATCTAGCATTGAGGCCATTGACTATAACACATCAACACAGAACAATTGTGTTTTATACCAGTCTCCGCAGGAACAGCCAAATGCCAGTGGAGAATCTCTTAATCAGAAGTCAATGAGTGCTGGGAATTATCGAAGCACCTCTTTCTCAGTGGCAGTGCAAGATCTTATGGGTATAGATCATTCAGTGAACTCTAGCCAGCCAGTGGTAGATGAATCAGCCAAGCTAGGAGGAACTCATCTCTCGAACCCCTCATCTTTGGTGACCAGTTTGAGCAGCTCTAGAGAAGCTAGCCCTGACAAGACCGGAACCCCTGTGCTCTTTGCTAAACCTCCACGGGCATCAAAGTTCATAGGCCCTACAACCAGCGTTACTCCTTGGATCCAAGCAGCAGCCCAATTGAGGCCAGCAGGAATCTCCATGGCTCACTTGCCAGTTTTTGCTGCATGGAATGATACCTAA